From Xyrauchen texanus isolate HMW12.3.18 chromosome 9, RBS_HiC_50CHRs, whole genome shotgun sequence, the proteins below share one genomic window:
- the zgc:153913 gene encoding carboxypeptidase N subunit 2, with protein MSRHRAVVLLFLIQLGDCCPELCQCFTAAKVICSDDTMRVLPVNISAQVKELIVVASGLTYMDRSSFRENLRLTKLVILNSLLKTFSYNTFENLVELQELEISGNSHLLTFKMQTLNKLTNLTRLFLNNNKISLDNDIFDPLQKLETLQLRGNNISSLPSLLFHNLPNLLELDLSFNNVSSLSADVFQNNSRLRVLSLQGNMISQLPEGIFSHLNVLEDLNLRNNTIINLNPGVFPSSLQKLVLKNNMLVQLSPMIFDKLQQLTYLDLSQNRLSELPPDLFRNLSSLKNLDLSENQITALPGSVFKGLIKVKAIHLQKNNLSSLNVNLFMDQQDMDQLYLSKNSLRNIPNGFFDYLHFHCIVRLHGNPWQCDCEIQYLHNWLRYNPESVEDLSRVYCDAPEYIRGQNLLSIDQEQLVCLKNSSSITPGVTKILPNSNNDSTTQCSLQELKGATSIQCKVSKCTTLKFQALFESSDGNNSKYIEIKEWSVPFGCFNGAD; from the coding sequence ATGAGCAGACACCGTGCTGTTGTTTTACTGTTCCTCATTCAACTTGGTGATTGCTGTCCTGAACTATGTCAGTGCTTCACAGCTGCAAAGGTCATTTGTTCAGATGACACAATGCGAGTTTTACCTGTCAACATCTCTGCACAAGTGAAAGAATTGATTGTAGTGGCATCTGGCCTGACATACATGGACAGAAGTTCCTTTCGAGAAAACCTCAGACTAACCAAGCTGGTCATTCTCAACAGCTTGTTGAAAACGTTTTCATACAATACCTTTGAAAACCTGGTTGAGCTACAGGAGCTCGAAATCAGTGGAAACAGTCATTTGTTGACTTTTAAAATGCAAACCCTCAACAAGTTGACTAACCTTACAAGGCTTTTCCTTAACAACAATAAGATTTCTCTGGATAATGACATTTTTGACCCTTTGCAGAAGCTGGAAACATTACAGTTGAGAGGGAATAATATATCATCTCTGCCCAGTCTTCTTTTTCATAATCTTCCCAATCTTCTGGAACTCGACTTATCCTTCAACAATGTGAGCTCTTTGTCAGCTGACGTATTTCAGAACAACTCTCGCTTGCGTGTGCTCTCACTGCAAGGCAATATGATCTCACAGCTTCCAGAAGGAATCTTCTCCCACCTTAATGTCTTGGAAGACCTGAATCTCCGAAACAATACCATAATAAATCTGAATCCTGGAGTGTTCCCATCCAGTCTCCAGAAACTAGTCCTTAAAAATAACATGCTGGTCCAACTATCCCCAATGATTTTTGACAAACTGCAACAGCTTACTTATCTGGACTTGTCTCAGAATCGGCTCTCAGAACTTCCTCCAGATCTCTTCCGGAACCTTTCCTCACTGAAGAACCTTGATCTATCGGAGAACCAGATTACTGCATTACCTGGCTCTGTTTTCAAAGGACTCATTAAAGTAAAGGCCATCCATTTACAGAAAAATAATCTGAGCTCACTCAATGTAAACTTGTTTATGGATCAGCAAGATATGGACCAGTTGTACTTATCCAAGAACAGTCTGCGAAATATACCGAATGGCTTTTTTGATTACCTTCATTTCCACTGCATAGTTCGACTCCACGGAAATCCCTGGCAGTGTGACTGTGAAATACAATACTTACATAACTGGCTGAGGTATAACCCTGAAAGCGTGGAGGATTTGAGCAGAGTTTACTGCGATGCCCCTGAGTATATTAGGGGGCAAAACCTACTTTCCATTGATCAGGAACAGCTTGTTTGTCTGAAAAATTCCAGTTCTATTACCCCTGGTGTTACAAAGATACTCCCCAACAGCAATAATGACAGCACAACTCAGTGCTCACTCCAAGAACTAAAAGGTGCAACATCCATTCAGTGCAAAGTCAGTAAATGCACCACTTTGAAGTTTCAGGCCCTTTTTGAATCTTCAGATGGAAACAATTCAAAATACATAGAGATCAAAGAGTGGTCAGTGCCCTTTGGATGCTTCAATGGGGCTGATTAG